The Natronoarchaeum mannanilyticum genome includes the window GCCGGCGGTCCTCCTCGTCGACACCCATGGTACGTTAACACACGAATCGAAGGCGGTTCACTCTTTCGACGATCCGAGAGGTCGAACGCCGATCGCGCGGTATCGAGCCGCAAGAACGACAGCGGCGTCCGACCGTATCGGTTCGTCTATTACCCCCGACGGATTCGTGTGGAACAAGGGACAGCATGAGCGAGCAAGAACTCGGCATCACGGAGAGCAAGGAGTACGCGACGGGCGACTGGTACGCGGAGGTCGTACAGAAGGCGGGGCTGGCAGATTACGCGCCGATGGGCGGCTTCATCGTCACTAAACCCCGGGGGTACGCCCTCTGGGAGGCGCTGCAGGACAACCTCGACGGCTGGTTCAAGGACACCGGCGTCGACAACGCCTACTTCCCGATGTTCATCCCCGAGAGCTTCCTCGAACGGGAGAAAGACATCGTCGAAGGGTTCGACCCCGAGGTGGCGTGGGTGACGCAGGGCGGCCACGAGGAACTCGAAGAACGTCTCGCGGTCCGCCCGACCAGCGAGAGCATCATCGCACCGTTCATGGCCGACTGGGTGCGCAGCCACCGCGACCTGCCCCTGCGGCTCAACCAGTGGTGCAGCGTCGTCCGGTGGGAGGCCACCGAGACGAAGCCGTTCTTCCGCACCAAGGAGTTCCTCTGGCAGGAGGGCCACACCGCCCACGCCAGCGAGGACGGGGCCTGGGACGAAACGATGCTCCGGCTCGACCAGTACGAACGCCTATTTGAAGACGTGCTGGCGATCCCGGTCATGCGCGGCCGGAAGCCGCCCCACGACAAGTTCCCCGGCGCCCACACGACGACGACCGTCGAGGCGCTGATGCCCGACGGCAAGTCGGTCCAGAGCGCGACCAGCCACTACCTCGGGACGAGCTTCGCCGAGGCGTTCGACATCACCTACACCGACGAAGACGAGGACGAGGCGGTCGCCCACACC containing:
- the proS gene encoding proline--tRNA ligase encodes the protein MSEQELGITESKEYATGDWYAEVVQKAGLADYAPMGGFIVTKPRGYALWEALQDNLDGWFKDTGVDNAYFPMFIPESFLEREKDIVEGFDPEVAWVTQGGHEELEERLAVRPTSESIIAPFMADWVRSHRDLPLRLNQWCSVVRWEATETKPFFRTKEFLWQEGHTAHASEDGAWDETMLRLDQYERLFEDVLAIPVMRGRKPPHDKFPGAHTTTTVEALMPDGKSVQSATSHYLGTSFAEAFDITYTDEDEDEAVAHTTSWGLSWRALGALIMTHSDEQGLVVPPTVAPTQVAIVPIWQEDTKDEVLEYAEGIAEELEDAGISVDLDDRDERNPGFKFNEHELNGVPVRFEIGPNEVEDEEITVVHRPDGESIVEDREEIAETVEDHFDDVYDKLYEAAEENLEENVREADSAEEILGTIGQHRGYVKAPWCGDEACETAIKEKIAAEIVMCPLDRDVEPESDECAICGDEAHEVAYFAKSY